The Populus trichocarpa isolate Nisqually-1 chromosome 2, P.trichocarpa_v4.1, whole genome shotgun sequence genome has a window encoding:
- the LOC7457392 gene encoding uncharacterized protein LOC7457392 isoform X4: MGEHEGWAQPPSGLSPNGLLAIEAPSVIRVLDSERWSKAEERTAELIACIQPNQPSEELRNAVADYVQRLIAKCFPCQVFTFGSVPLKTYLPDGDIDLTAFSKNPNLKDTWAHQVRDMLENEEKNENAEFRVKEVQYIQAEVKIIKCLVENIVVDISFNQLGGLCTLCFLEEVDNLINQNHLFKRSIILIKAWCYYESRILGAHHGLISTYALETLVLYIFHVFNNSFAGPLEVLYRFLEFFSKFDWANLCVSLWGPVPISSLPDVTAEPPRKDGGELLLSKLFLEACSAVYAVLPAGQDNQGQPFLSKHFNVIDPLRVNNNLGRSVSKGNFFRIRSAFAFGAKRLARLLDCPKEDLCFEVNQFFLNTWKRHGSGHRPDAPRNDLWQLRLSNHDHLHGPESLRNNSSSKPSGHEAQVDVAHGSCTVPSQHDNYSIDSTSKGSEVSTLSRTQSQKTNANTNSTRSTSDQSRRESTSNQSMHADRSQRNEKPDNLVTDFQGRYLFARTRSSPELTETYSEISSQGRLNKVQESGKGQASSARLNHGRRKNLGSDNLKNHGISSSSDDPSSVGHTISSQSCNPAADSNSYHKDSCLDVASEEFVSVLGSQGMHQEEQDLVNVMAFSTGVGFNGQAHVPLNMEPAHISLPIPPSVLASMGYGQRNMGGMVPANIPFLETPWGSNMQFPQGLVPSPLAHYLPGIELTSNQEDSIQPGNENIGPVEMNVREPDHDIWHEQERGSISGFDKENRSFEMHQLDDPQPSSSSYKFVSSSRRGGSGNSLRAHQKLTRETRGPAREESIGALTYQENRGTEEYFDDTSACSRSFTTVNISPLRSKTSSESSWEGSSAKLSKPVKEKRGRKTVSSAVQSSVYGKGKSASEHSSNLTDDDNKEWNAPSTMGPEPERSIGSQTESSAALHVSRHQVPGYERAQPSESDSLIPIAPVLLGHGSRQRSADNSGSGTVHYTFYPAGPPVPFVTMLPLYNFPTETGTSGASTSQFDSEEGLDNSDSGQNFDSSEGIDLSEVLSTSSSMRMAASVEPLEHKPDILNSDFASHWQNLQFGRLCQNTRNPAPMIYPSPVMVPPVYLQGCFPWDGSGRPVSTNTNNFTQLSIVPVAPLQSASNRPAGVYQHYVDEMPRYRGGTGTYLPNPKVAVRDRHATNMRKGNHNYNRSDHHGDREVSWNNNSRARAAGRGNNRSHAEKSNTRPDRLAGESQAERTWGSHRHDMFPSCQSQNGSSNVAYEHLELGFVGPVGFSGANETLHLNEVSRSSGGFEDQRFHSSSAHQPSPDQPSSPHVQREI; this comes from the exons ATGGGAGAGCATGAAGGGTGGGCACAGCCACCAAGTGGGCTATCGCCAAATGGCCTATTGGCCATTGAAGCGCCCTCTGTGATCAGAGTGCTTGATTCAGAGCGATGGTCAAAGGCCGAAGAGAGAACTGCAGAGCTTATTGCCTGCATTCAGCCCAACCAGCCCTCTGAAGAGCTTCGCAATGCCGTTGCAGATTATGTGCAGCGGCTTATTGCAAAGTGCTTTCCTTGCCAG GTATTCACCTTTGGGTCTGTACCACTTAAGACTTATTTACCTGACGGGGATATTGACTTAACAGCCTTCAGTAAGAATCCTAATTTAAAAGATACATGGGCTCATCAGGTTCGTGATATGCTGGAGAATGAGGAGAAGAATGAAAATGCTGAATTCCGAGTGAAGGAGGTTCAGTACATTCAGGCAGAG GTGAAGATAATAAAGTGTCTTGTGGAAAACATTGTGGTAGATATTTCATTTAACCAACTTGGTGGACTGTGCACCCTTTGTTTCCTTGAGGAG GTTgataatttgataaatcaaaaCCATCTATTCAAGCGTAGCATTATATTGATAAAGGCCTGGTGTTACTATGAGAGCCGAATACTTGGTGCTCACCATGGATTGATCTCCACCTATGCTTTGGAAACCTTGgttctatatatatttcatgttttcAACAACTCCTTTGCGGGTCCTCTTGAG GTCCTTTATCGTTTTCTCGAGTTCTTCAGTAAGTTTGATTGGGCTAATTTATGTGTTAGTCTCTGGGGTCCTGTACCTATTAGTTCACTTCCAGATGTAACAG CGGAACCTCCTCGAAAGGATGGTGGAGAGTTACTGCTTAGCAAATTATTTCTTGAGGCTTGTAGTGCTGTGTATGCTGTTTTACCTGCTGGACAAGATAATCAAGGGCAACCTTTTTTGTCCAAACACTTCAATGTTATTGATCCTTTGCGTGTAAACAACAACCTGGGACGTAGTGTCAGTAAAG GTAACTTCTTTAGGATACGCAGTGCGTTTGCATTTGGAGCTAAAAGGCTAGCTAGGTTACTTGATTGCCCCAAAGAAGACCTGTGTTTTGAAGTAAATCAGTTTTTTCTGAACACCTGGAAGAGACATGGTAGTGGCCATCGTCCTGATGCGCCAAGGAATGATTTGTGGCAGTTGAGATTGTCAAATCATGATCACTTGCATGGGCCTGAGAGTCTAAGGAACAATTCAAGCAGCAAACCTTCCGGTCATGAAGCTCAAGTTGATGTGGCTCATGGCTCATGTACTGTTCCCTCCCAGCATGATAATTATTCCATAGATAGCACATCCAAAGGTAGTGAAGTTTCAACACTTTCTCGTACTCAAAGCCAAAAGACTAACGCTAACACTAACAGCACAAGGAGCACCTCTGATCAGAGTAGAAGGGAATCTACTTCCAATCAGAGCATGCATGCTGATAGAAGTCAGAGAAATGAAAAACCCGACAACTTAGTCACTGATTTTCAGGGAAGGTATCTTTTTGCTAGGACACGCTCTAGTCCTGAACTTACTGAGACATATAGCGAAATTTCTTCTCAAGGAAGGCTTAACAAAGTCCAAGAAAGTGGGAAAGGCCAGGCTTCATCTGCTAGGCTAAATCATGGCAGGAGGAAAAACCTGGGAtctgataatttgaaaaaccatGGTATTAGCTCTTCAAGTGATGATCCTTCATCTGTTGGTCACACCATTTCCAGTCAAAGCTGCAATCCTGCTGCTGATTCAAATAGTTACCACAAAGATTCATGCTTGGATGTCGCCAGTGAAGAATTTGTTTCTGTCCTAGGGTCACAGGGGATGCATCAGGAAGAGCAAGATCTTGTGAATGTGATGGCTTTTTCTACTGGTGTGGGTTTCAATGGACAGGCTCATGTTCCACTGAATATGGAACCTGCTCACATTTCTCTTCCAATTCCACCTTCTGTTCTAGCTTCAATGGGATATGGTCAGAGAAATATGGGTGGAATGGTACCCGCAAACATTCCCTTCTTGGAGACTCCTTGGGGTTCAAATATGCAATTTCCTCAAGGTTTGGTTCCATCACCATTAGCCCATTATCTTCCTGGCATTGAATTGACTTCAAACCAAGAAGATTCAATTCAACCTGGTAATGAGAATATTGGTCCCGTGGAAATGAATGTCAGGGAGCCTGATCATGATATCTGGCATGAGCAGGAGAGGGGCTCCATTAGTGGGTTTGATAAAGAAAACAGAAGCTTTGAGATGCATCAATTAGATGATCCGCAGCCTAGTTCGTCTAGTTATAAATTTGTTTCATCATCTCGAAGAGGTGGCTCTGGCAACTCTTTGAGAGCTCACCAGAAGCTCACCAGAGAAACCCGAGGGCCAGCTAGGGAAGAATCTATAGGTGCTTTAACATATCAAGAAAACAGAGGCACTGAAGAATACTTTGATGATACAAGTGCATGTTCAAGGTCCTTTACTACGGTGAATATTAGTCCCTTGAGAAGTAAAACCTCATCTGAGAGTTCGTGGGAAGGATCATCAGCAAAGTTGTCAAAGCCTGTGAAGGAAAAAAGAGGTAGGAAAACGGTTTCTTCTGCAGTGCAGTCTTCTGTTTATGGAAAAGGTAAGAGTGCCTCTGAACATTCTTCCAATCTGACAGATGATGACAATAAAGAATGGAATGCGCCATCAACAATGGGCCCTGAACCTGAAAGAAGCATAGGATCCCAAACTGAATCTTCTGCTGCTTTGCATGTTTCAAGGCATCAAGTACCTGGATATGAAAGAGCACAACCAAGTGAATCTGATTCGTTGATACCCATTGCTCCAGTGCTCTTAGGTCATGGTTCACGGCAAAGATCTGCTGATAACTCAGGGTCAGGGACTGTTCACTATACATTTTATCCTGCAGGGCCACCAGTTCCATTTGTTACGATGCTTCCACTGTACAACTTCCCAACTGAGACAGGAACTTCTGGTGCATCAACTAGCCAATTTGACAGTGAAGAGGGCCTTGATAACAGTGATTCGGGTCAAAATTTTGATTCATCTGAAGGAATTGATCTATCTGAGGTTTTAAGTACCTCCAGTTCTATGAGAATGGCTGCTTCTGTTGAGCCATTGGAACACAAACCTGACATTCTTAATAGTGATTTTGCTAGCCACTGGCAGAACTTGCAGTTTGGGCGTTTATGCCAAAACACACGAAATCCTGCACCTATGATTTATCCATCACCTGTTATGGTGCCGCCTGTGTATTTACAGGGCTGTTTTCCATGGGATGGTTCTGGGAGACCAGTTTCAACTAACACGAATAATTTTACTCAGCTAAGTATTGTTCCAGTTGCTCCGCTACAGTCTGCATCTAATAGACCTGCTGGTGTCTATCAGCATTATGTTGATGAAATGCCTAGATATCGAGGTGGAACTGGGACCTACTTGCCGAATCCA AAGGTTGCTGTCCGAGACCGGCATGCTACAAATATGAGAAAGGGAAATCACAACTACAATAGAAGTGACCACCATGGTGATAGGGAAGTGAGCTGGAACAATAATTCTAGAGCACGAGCTGCTGGGCGCGGCAACAATCGCAGCCATGCTGAGAAGTCTAATACAAGGCCAGACCGGTTGGCTGGTGAGAGTCAAGCTGAGAGGACATGGGGCTCACATAGACATGATATGTTCCCTTCGTGCCAGTCTCAGAATGGTTCCAGCAATGTGGCATATG AGCATCTTGAGCTTGGGTTCGTTGGGCCAGTAGGTTTCTCAGGTGCAAATGAGACCTTGCATTTAAATGAGGTGAGTCGATCAAGTGGGGGATTTGAGGACCAAAGGTTTCATAGCAGCTCTGCTCATCAGCCATCTCCAGATCAGCCTTCTTCACCCCATGTCCAGAG GGAGATTTGA
- the LOC7457392 gene encoding uncharacterized protein LOC7457392 isoform X1 — protein MGEHEGWAQPPSGLSPNGLLAIEAPSVIRVLDSERWSKAEERTAELIACIQPNQPSEELRNAVADYVQRLIAKCFPCQVFTFGSVPLKTYLPDGDIDLTAFSKNPNLKDTWAHQVRDMLENEEKNENAEFRVKEVQYIQAEVKIIKCLVENIVVDISFNQLGGLCTLCFLEEVDNLINQNHLFKRSIILIKAWCYYESRILGAHHGLISTYALETLVLYIFHVFNNSFAGPLEVLYRFLEFFSKFDWANLCVSLWGPVPISSLPDVTAEPPRKDGGELLLSKLFLEACSAVYAVLPAGQDNQGQPFLSKHFNVIDPLRVNNNLGRSVSKGNFFRIRSAFAFGAKRLARLLDCPKEDLCFEVNQFFLNTWKRHGSGHRPDAPRNDLWQLRLSNHDHLHGPESLRNNSSSKPSGHEAQVDVAHGSCTVPSQHDNYSIDSTSKGSEVSTLSRTQSQKTNANTNSTRSTSDQSRRESTSNQSMHADRSQRNEKPDNLVTDFQGRYLFARTRSSPELTETYSEISSQGRLNKVQESGKGQASSARLNHGRRKNLGSDNLKNHGISSSSDDPSSVGHTISSQSCNPAADSNSYHKDSCLDVASEEFVSVLGSQGMHQEEQDLVNVMAFSTGVGFNGQAHVPLNMEPAHISLPIPPSVLASMGYGQRNMGGMVPANIPFLETPWGSNMQFPQGLVPSPLAHYLPGIELTSNQEDSIQPGNENIGPVEMNVREPDHDIWHEQERGSISGFDKENRSFEMHQLDDPQPSSSSYKFVSSSRRGGSGNSLRAHQKLTRETRGPAREESIGALTYQENRGTEEYFDDTSACSRSFTTVNISPLRSKTSSESSWEGSSAKLSKPVKEKRGRKTVSSAVQSSVYGKGKSASEHSSNLTDDDNKEWNAPSTMGPEPERSIGSQTESSAALHVSRHQVPGYERAQPSESDSLIPIAPVLLGHGSRQRSADNSGSGTVHYTFYPAGPPVPFVTMLPLYNFPTETGTSGASTSQFDSEEGLDNSDSGQNFDSSEGIDLSEVLSTSSSMRMAASVEPLEHKPDILNSDFASHWQNLQFGRLCQNTRNPAPMIYPSPVMVPPVYLQGCFPWDGSGRPVSTNTNNFTQLSIVPVAPLQSASNRPAGVYQHYVDEMPRYRGGTGTYLPNPKVAVRDRHATNMRKGNHNYNRSDHHGDREVSWNNNSRARAAGRGNNRSHAEKSNTRPDRLAGESQAERTWGSHRHDMFPSCQSQNGSSNVAYGMYPLPSLNPGVSSNGSTIPSVVMLYPYDHNTGYGSAEHLELGFVGPVGFSGANETLHLNEVSRSSGGFEDQRFHSSSAHQPSPDQPSSPHVQREI, from the exons ATGGGAGAGCATGAAGGGTGGGCACAGCCACCAAGTGGGCTATCGCCAAATGGCCTATTGGCCATTGAAGCGCCCTCTGTGATCAGAGTGCTTGATTCAGAGCGATGGTCAAAGGCCGAAGAGAGAACTGCAGAGCTTATTGCCTGCATTCAGCCCAACCAGCCCTCTGAAGAGCTTCGCAATGCCGTTGCAGATTATGTGCAGCGGCTTATTGCAAAGTGCTTTCCTTGCCAG GTATTCACCTTTGGGTCTGTACCACTTAAGACTTATTTACCTGACGGGGATATTGACTTAACAGCCTTCAGTAAGAATCCTAATTTAAAAGATACATGGGCTCATCAGGTTCGTGATATGCTGGAGAATGAGGAGAAGAATGAAAATGCTGAATTCCGAGTGAAGGAGGTTCAGTACATTCAGGCAGAG GTGAAGATAATAAAGTGTCTTGTGGAAAACATTGTGGTAGATATTTCATTTAACCAACTTGGTGGACTGTGCACCCTTTGTTTCCTTGAGGAG GTTgataatttgataaatcaaaaCCATCTATTCAAGCGTAGCATTATATTGATAAAGGCCTGGTGTTACTATGAGAGCCGAATACTTGGTGCTCACCATGGATTGATCTCCACCTATGCTTTGGAAACCTTGgttctatatatatttcatgttttcAACAACTCCTTTGCGGGTCCTCTTGAG GTCCTTTATCGTTTTCTCGAGTTCTTCAGTAAGTTTGATTGGGCTAATTTATGTGTTAGTCTCTGGGGTCCTGTACCTATTAGTTCACTTCCAGATGTAACAG CGGAACCTCCTCGAAAGGATGGTGGAGAGTTACTGCTTAGCAAATTATTTCTTGAGGCTTGTAGTGCTGTGTATGCTGTTTTACCTGCTGGACAAGATAATCAAGGGCAACCTTTTTTGTCCAAACACTTCAATGTTATTGATCCTTTGCGTGTAAACAACAACCTGGGACGTAGTGTCAGTAAAG GTAACTTCTTTAGGATACGCAGTGCGTTTGCATTTGGAGCTAAAAGGCTAGCTAGGTTACTTGATTGCCCCAAAGAAGACCTGTGTTTTGAAGTAAATCAGTTTTTTCTGAACACCTGGAAGAGACATGGTAGTGGCCATCGTCCTGATGCGCCAAGGAATGATTTGTGGCAGTTGAGATTGTCAAATCATGATCACTTGCATGGGCCTGAGAGTCTAAGGAACAATTCAAGCAGCAAACCTTCCGGTCATGAAGCTCAAGTTGATGTGGCTCATGGCTCATGTACTGTTCCCTCCCAGCATGATAATTATTCCATAGATAGCACATCCAAAGGTAGTGAAGTTTCAACACTTTCTCGTACTCAAAGCCAAAAGACTAACGCTAACACTAACAGCACAAGGAGCACCTCTGATCAGAGTAGAAGGGAATCTACTTCCAATCAGAGCATGCATGCTGATAGAAGTCAGAGAAATGAAAAACCCGACAACTTAGTCACTGATTTTCAGGGAAGGTATCTTTTTGCTAGGACACGCTCTAGTCCTGAACTTACTGAGACATATAGCGAAATTTCTTCTCAAGGAAGGCTTAACAAAGTCCAAGAAAGTGGGAAAGGCCAGGCTTCATCTGCTAGGCTAAATCATGGCAGGAGGAAAAACCTGGGAtctgataatttgaaaaaccatGGTATTAGCTCTTCAAGTGATGATCCTTCATCTGTTGGTCACACCATTTCCAGTCAAAGCTGCAATCCTGCTGCTGATTCAAATAGTTACCACAAAGATTCATGCTTGGATGTCGCCAGTGAAGAATTTGTTTCTGTCCTAGGGTCACAGGGGATGCATCAGGAAGAGCAAGATCTTGTGAATGTGATGGCTTTTTCTACTGGTGTGGGTTTCAATGGACAGGCTCATGTTCCACTGAATATGGAACCTGCTCACATTTCTCTTCCAATTCCACCTTCTGTTCTAGCTTCAATGGGATATGGTCAGAGAAATATGGGTGGAATGGTACCCGCAAACATTCCCTTCTTGGAGACTCCTTGGGGTTCAAATATGCAATTTCCTCAAGGTTTGGTTCCATCACCATTAGCCCATTATCTTCCTGGCATTGAATTGACTTCAAACCAAGAAGATTCAATTCAACCTGGTAATGAGAATATTGGTCCCGTGGAAATGAATGTCAGGGAGCCTGATCATGATATCTGGCATGAGCAGGAGAGGGGCTCCATTAGTGGGTTTGATAAAGAAAACAGAAGCTTTGAGATGCATCAATTAGATGATCCGCAGCCTAGTTCGTCTAGTTATAAATTTGTTTCATCATCTCGAAGAGGTGGCTCTGGCAACTCTTTGAGAGCTCACCAGAAGCTCACCAGAGAAACCCGAGGGCCAGCTAGGGAAGAATCTATAGGTGCTTTAACATATCAAGAAAACAGAGGCACTGAAGAATACTTTGATGATACAAGTGCATGTTCAAGGTCCTTTACTACGGTGAATATTAGTCCCTTGAGAAGTAAAACCTCATCTGAGAGTTCGTGGGAAGGATCATCAGCAAAGTTGTCAAAGCCTGTGAAGGAAAAAAGAGGTAGGAAAACGGTTTCTTCTGCAGTGCAGTCTTCTGTTTATGGAAAAGGTAAGAGTGCCTCTGAACATTCTTCCAATCTGACAGATGATGACAATAAAGAATGGAATGCGCCATCAACAATGGGCCCTGAACCTGAAAGAAGCATAGGATCCCAAACTGAATCTTCTGCTGCTTTGCATGTTTCAAGGCATCAAGTACCTGGATATGAAAGAGCACAACCAAGTGAATCTGATTCGTTGATACCCATTGCTCCAGTGCTCTTAGGTCATGGTTCACGGCAAAGATCTGCTGATAACTCAGGGTCAGGGACTGTTCACTATACATTTTATCCTGCAGGGCCACCAGTTCCATTTGTTACGATGCTTCCACTGTACAACTTCCCAACTGAGACAGGAACTTCTGGTGCATCAACTAGCCAATTTGACAGTGAAGAGGGCCTTGATAACAGTGATTCGGGTCAAAATTTTGATTCATCTGAAGGAATTGATCTATCTGAGGTTTTAAGTACCTCCAGTTCTATGAGAATGGCTGCTTCTGTTGAGCCATTGGAACACAAACCTGACATTCTTAATAGTGATTTTGCTAGCCACTGGCAGAACTTGCAGTTTGGGCGTTTATGCCAAAACACACGAAATCCTGCACCTATGATTTATCCATCACCTGTTATGGTGCCGCCTGTGTATTTACAGGGCTGTTTTCCATGGGATGGTTCTGGGAGACCAGTTTCAACTAACACGAATAATTTTACTCAGCTAAGTATTGTTCCAGTTGCTCCGCTACAGTCTGCATCTAATAGACCTGCTGGTGTCTATCAGCATTATGTTGATGAAATGCCTAGATATCGAGGTGGAACTGGGACCTACTTGCCGAATCCA AAGGTTGCTGTCCGAGACCGGCATGCTACAAATATGAGAAAGGGAAATCACAACTACAATAGAAGTGACCACCATGGTGATAGGGAAGTGAGCTGGAACAATAATTCTAGAGCACGAGCTGCTGGGCGCGGCAACAATCGCAGCCATGCTGAGAAGTCTAATACAAGGCCAGACCGGTTGGCTGGTGAGAGTCAAGCTGAGAGGACATGGGGCTCACATAGACATGATATGTTCCCTTCGTGCCAGTCTCAGAATGGTTCCAGCAATGTGGCATATGGCATGTATCCCTTACCATCCTTGAATCCTGGAGTGTCATCAAATGGATCTACCATTCCTTCTGTTGTCATGCTGTATCCTTATGATCATAATACTGGCTATGGTTCTGCAGAGCATCTTGAGCTTGGGTTCGTTGGGCCAGTAGGTTTCTCAGGTGCAAATGAGACCTTGCATTTAAATGAGGTGAGTCGATCAAGTGGGGGATTTGAGGACCAAAGGTTTCATAGCAGCTCTGCTCATCAGCCATCTCCAGATCAGCCTTCTTCACCCCATGTCCAGAG GGAGATTTGA